The Coccidioides posadasii str. Silveira chromosome 2, complete sequence genomic interval ggaaagaaaaaaaagaaaaagaagcctTTCAACATCTTCCAGGCGAAGACTGTCCTGAACCATGAATGTCAAAGCATGATTAACTGAACCACAGCAGACCCAAGCACAGTGGCACATACCATTTAGTGCGGTTGAGAGTTGGTCGGAAACTATGAATCCTCCTGAGCGGAACGCTCCCCCTGGTACGGTAAAACCCAAAATTCCAGGGCACATGGCTCTTTGGCTTTAGATGAAATTGGGATTGTTGACTTTGAATGCCTTTGCCCTGTGGATAGGTGATCTGGAAAGCCAGCATGCCATGTCGGGCCCTACTCCTATCGCAAACTCGACCGATGTGAAGGACGGCGATGATGGCAGAACACCACCAAATTGTACTGCGACCCCCAGAAGAATCAGTGCAACAAGGATGCATGGCGAATAGAGACAACAAGTTCCCCTGGCTGACAGACTCGTTTGTTCAATGATAGATCCCTTACGTCACCCGCGTCCGATGACCGTCGCTGATCTACATTTGGAGATGGAGAAAGAGCAAGAGGCAGTTGTACGGAGCGAACACACGACCTCGATAATGGCTACATATGAGCTCCTTTCTAATATTGCTTATAGGTCAACCGTCTTACCCGTGAATTGAGTCTCTTGCGTCAGCAAACCGCGTCTGTTGCCTCGACTGCCTCCTCAACATCGACTAATGTTAATGATCTCGCGGATCACCAGCAAGGCCCCATTCTTTACAACCCGAGATCGCGAAATCGATCGTCCTCGACTCTCAGTTCACGTAGTTTTGCGGGTGCCACGTCTCTGCCGATCGGGAGCGTGTCCGGCATCACCCCGTCGCGAGAGGGCGGTGCTCCATCACGCCAATCCCTAGACTATCATCGCGGAAACGCCAGTCGCGAACCGTCGATTGCATCCCGTGCTCCATCGGGCCACGCATCCCCAGCATTGTCGTCATCGTTCCAGCAGCATGGCGAACATTTTATGCCGTCGAGCCATCCTCACTCTCATTCCTACAGGCTGTCGCAGACTTTCCTCCCTGCGCCGGGGAGTTCTGGCCAGACGCAAGCTCCGAGGGAGGGCTCTCGTCGCGGATCTCTCTCAGCAACCCATGCAGCAGCACGGTATGAAGAGGTCTCCACTCATCGGGCCGAGTTGGAAGCTACAAAAAGGGAAAATGAGATGCTTCGCCGTCGTGTCAGGGAACTCGAGGCTACAATTCGAGAATATCGGCGATCAGAAGCGGGAGGACGGACCAGAATCTCAGAGGCGACCTCGACTCTTACGGCTGGCTTACGGGCGGCATCGATCTCCAATGACCAATGAGGTGAAGGTGACGGCTCTTCGACTCTGATGGGGGTTCTAGTATTCGGGTTTAGGATGCTGTCGCTTTTCCTTTTACTCCAGCTGGATAGAACTTGAGATGGAGAAATTGTGATCCAAGGCAAGATTCACTGGAATGTAATAGAATGTATTCCTTCCAATGCTACTCCGTTCATTGAATTGAACTGCATACCATACTCGGATAGTTTGTATCAGCGGGAAATTACTAGATGATAGCAGAGAGGAATGGATGCATCTGCCATCCCTCACGATCCCAGCAATGCCGTTATTCCCCAAAGCTGGAGGGAGAAACTCGCAAGCGATTCCTATTTTGTGACGTAGGTACCCTTCCCGCGACTTTACCGCAAAGAGATACAAATGCGCTCCAGAGCGGGGTCTTTATGCCAAATCGACCAATCAGACACGACCGCCTATACTGTGGCTGGTGGGTTCAGCAACTACGTCACCTGTGGCGCAGTTGCTTTCACCCCGCCGTTCGAATCGCCCGTCATCTTGCTCGGAGCAATCCCCTGGAGTATATAACACCTGGGAATCTTGATTTTGTGAGGGGGAAAATATTCACTTTCCACTATCCATGTTATTGTTGCCTAGAGGGAATTTTTAAGCTGGCAAGTTGAGATTTTCAAAACCAAGTTGCTTCACCAGCCTCTACAGTCCATCATGTCTACGACGGTTCATGTATCCAATATTGCGTCTTCCACAAGCGAGAAGGAGGTGACAGATTTCTTTAGCTTTTGGTAtgttgtactccgtacggagtacgccTCCGGAGATTTAACTTTTGGGTGAACATCACTAATGGCCTCTTCAGTGGAAAGATCACTTCGCTCTCCCTCACTCCATCATCCGGTGAAAAGGATGCCCCGCAGTCTGCGACTGTGACCTTTGAGAAGGAGACGTAAGAGCACCCACTATCCTTAGCTACTATTTGCCGACATATACTCTATGATCAATGTCAATGTCAATTAACAGACGATTTCGCTAATACTTCCTTCACAGCGCGGCAAAAACAGCTCTCCTTCTCGACCAGACGCAGCTCGGCCCTTCATCTGTCCACGTAACCGCCGCACGTTCGATTGACGAAATTGCGGGAGGCAAGGCCGCTGACGCATCACAAGCCAAAGACGAGAACAATCAAACTCTAGAACAGGAAGACAAACCTCGTTCGAGAATCTTCGCCGAATATCTCGCGCAAGGTTACGTCATCAGTGACAACGCTATCCAAAAGGCCATCGAGATCGATAAAAAGCATGGCTTCTCGAACCGCTTCCAGACCGCcttggccaactttgacagGAAATATCATGCCACCGACAAGGCGAAGGGGATCGATGAGAGCTACAAGATTAGCGAGAAGGCAGAGCGGGGATGGAGAGGTTTTAGCTCTTACTTCGAGAAGGCTCTCGATACGCCCACCGGTCGCAAGATTCGAGATTTCTACCTCAATAGTGATAAGCAAGTCCGGGATATCCATAGTGAAGCGAGACGTCTGGCGGATTTGAAACGGGAAAGGTCTCCGAGTGCTGAGGGGCCAGAGCAAAAGGAGCAGCCACCAACGGCGCCTGCTGGTGATCCTGCTGCGAGTGAAGCCGCTCCGGCCACTGAAACAAAGGTTTAACTCTTCTACTTCTTTGCGTTACTGTGGGCACTTTTATCATTCCTTTAGGCTcccccctctttttttcccccaacTTCGAATATGTCCCTCTCGATACAGTGTAATCAGCAGGCCCGGGCTCTTTTTATATCCGGTTGTAATGTTAGCGGCTTTTGTGAAAAAAGGGTTTACACTTTACTGCTCTTAAAACTATTCACGATATTAATAATAGTATGAAGAATCAATTTGATGCTAATGTGTTTAGAATCGCTTCTTTGACAGCCTACTTTCCGTATACCCCAACACGTCATCTCTGCAGGTGCATTGTCTTATCTCTTATATCCCGCAACATAATGTAACATATTGAAAGTTCAAGCAAAAATCAATGAATCTTCCCCTTCGCTATTTCCGCCAGTGGATGCACCGGATTGCTCTCTAAGTGTTCAACTCCTCCATCTGTCTCGCTCGAAGCACTGTCTTTCCTTCGGCTCTGGTCCTCCATCTCTTCCTTGGTTGGTTTGGCGTTCGCTGTGTGCGCAGAAGGATTGAACAGTGAGGCATGACCATTGTGGCTTTCCGCCTGGCCTGTCCAACCTGGGAGGTCGGATTGCTGGCGCCCGGTTTGCCGGGAAGGGGACGGCGATTGACGGCCTGCAAACATTGTGTGGTTGTTTGTATATGTTTCGCAAGCGTTGGTAAACTCTTGGACGTATCAAAGGAAGGGAATCGTCTGAGTTCGGGTAGAAGAAGATGTTTCTGAAAGGAGAGGCTTCTAGTTTATTGTAGTTGGGATGGTACTCAGAAAatgattctttttcttgatgTTATAGAAGGATGTTTGACGAAAATATGCGCTGATTATCCGTACGCCTGCAAGACTTAAAATTACTTATATAGTGCTTTCCATGGAGAAAGCTTTCCCGCATTCCAGGTTTCCTGGGTTCCAGCTGGGTCGACTGCTGGAGTGCCCTGTGTATGGCGCCCAAAAGCAGAGCGCAATGGGCAAATGATCTCGTCCTGATGGAGAATGGCATCACTGTGACGTCACTGCCAAACTGTCCGCTGACAGATAACGGAAAACGGATTAATTGAGTTTCCGGCTGTCGCGGCTCAACGCAGGTTTCCCCTGAAGACAATTCGAGCTCGCTCTCAGTGTAAATAGCTATGTGTGTTGTACTTCTTCAACTCGCTCGAGGGACATTTTGCACAGGAAAATTGTCCATATTATGATCGGGAAAGGAGTTTAGACCCTTCTTGCGGTCATAACCCGTTTCATTTTTGGTGTAACTTTGAACTGCATGAGGAGCCAATGGGTGACATAAAACAGAACGCAAATACTTTGACAGAACTCACGCCTTGGGGGTAACAAGGGTAACAAACATGGGGTGTCAAACTCAAAACGAGAACATTGTCTTTGCAAGATATCCCATCATACTCGCTCGGCCATTCTATCACTGTAgattattacttttttgattcGTCAAGACCCTCCGTTTAATTTTGCAAGCTCAGCATTTGCATTTTCAGCTGCCAGTGCGTGCGCATCTGCTTCATCGACTACCCCTTGAATCACCTGCTGCTCCTCGGCATTGAGAATCTTGGTGAGATTCTCGTAGAGGTGAGGTTGGCTCTGTTGAAGATCTGAACATCTCGGGTCAGCGAGCAGCTTAAATGTGACGTAGCATTGTTACTCACTCAGAAGGGAAGTTTTAAACACGCTGTATGGTTCCACTTTGTCGAGAGGGGATTCTAGTAAACTCTCTTCGTCCAGCTCGTCTTCGTCGTCATCCGGAATAGTTGAAAGCTTTACCGCCTTAGCATTGTTGGTCAATCGGAACAACCATTAAAGATGTATTGTTTTCTTTTGGGGCAGAATCAAACTCACCTCTCGGTTCAAGAACTCAATATAGGCTGAGCCTTCGTCTCCAAAGTCGCCGTCAGCGCCGTCTGTCTCGTCCTGGTCTGTCCACTCCACCTCTCCACTCCAGTCGTTGTCGAAATCATCGTCATCGCCAGTGTCATCGAACTGCAAGTCAGATTCCTTTGTGGCTTGCTCTCGCACTGTTACATAGTCAGTACACCTGAAGCAGAAGACGATATAGCGGGAACGACATACATTTGACGGCGGCAGGCAATGTCTGGAACAGCCTGCTAATCCCTTGAAGAAGCCGGGGCCAGCCTGGCTGCACGCTCGCAGGAACGTCTTCGGCTCGCATCGTCAACAGAGCACTGATGGCAACGATAGATAGTTTCTTGTCATGCACTCTCTTAAAGCTGTCGATGTTGGAAAACCAACTGCTGAAGAACTTATTGGTCCATCCGTTGCTCTCCAGCACCTGGAGTGCCAGGATAGGATTGTAGTAGATGGCATTGATAACCATCTCCATGAGGTGAATACGGTAAGATTTGGTCATAGCTCCATCGTTGGCTAGGATTGGCATCGCTAAGCTGATGAACACTGGGATATATTGATTCACATGGCCGCGCAAATTGAGCATGATCGCTTCACCGAGCTTGCATGCACAGATCCTGTCTACGCCGCCTGTCTTGTCGTCGCGGAAGATGTCTTCCACCATGCTTACAATGGCAGCAAGGTATTCAGGGTTTTGTATTAACATGGCAGATCCGTAAGTCACGTAATTGTCCAGGGCCGGAAGCATATCTTAACGAAAGGTCAGTCAACAAAATTAGAATCATGAAGTAAAAGACAAGGTGCAAACCTTCAAGATAAAGCTCTGCTCCTGTTTTGAATGTCTTGTGAACCAAGACAAAAGCTTGCCACATAGTTGGGGAGATAGACTTCGCCGCATAAGTGCAGGAATCGATGATCTCAAACACTTCATTATACAAGTCTGTGAAATGTTAGTTAACTCATTGAAATGTGTCCAAGGTCAAGAGAGTAGAGGGTACCATAGAGTTTGTTCTCGAGAGTAATGGAAATGATTGGCATCAAGATGGTTTCCAGATGCAAGAGCACATCCGGGGTGCTTTCGAGGGTCAGGATCAGGGTGCCAATGGTCTGCAAAACACCCAATGCCGTAATACTCTTGTCATCCAAGAAGTCCCCATACATTTCATCTTCGCCTTTAGAATTCTTTCGATCGAGGAGATCCCGAATGATGCGCATGTAGGTGTCCCGTAGCTGTTCACACAAAGCAACG includes:
- a CDS encoding uncharacterized protein (SECRETED:SignalP(1-20)~EggNog:ENOG410PRNV~BUSCO:15068at33183): MNPPERNAPPGDLESQHAMSGPTPIANSTDVKDGDDGRTPPNYPLRHPRPMTVADLHLEMEKEQEAVVNRLTRELSLLRQQTASVASTASSTSTNVNDLADHQQGPILYNPRSRNRSSSTLSSRSFAGATSLPIGSVSGITPSREGGAPSRQSLDYHRGNASREPSIASRAPSGHASPALSSSFQQHGEHFMPSSHPHSHSYRLSQTFLPAPGSSGQTQAPREGSRRGSLSATHAAARYEEVSTHRAELEATKRENEMLRRRVRELEATIREYRRSEAGGRTRISEATSTLTAGLRAASISNDQ
- a CDS encoding uncharacterized protein (EggNog:ENOG410PRNV~BUSCO:15068at33183) → MKLGLLTLNAFALWIGDLESQHAMSGPTPIANSTDVKDGDDGRTPPNYPLRHPRPMTVADLHLEMEKEQEAVVNRLTRELSLLRQQTASVASTASSTSTNVNDLADHQQGPILYNPRSRNRSSSTLSSRSFAGATSLPIGSVSGITPSREGGAPSRQSLDYHRGNASREPSIASRAPSGHASPALSSSFQQHGEHFMPSSHPHSHSYRLSQTFLPAPGSSGQTQAPREGSRRGSLSATHAAARYEEVSTHRAELEATKRENEMLRRRVRELEATIREYRRSEAGGRTRISEATSTLTAGLRAASISNDQ
- a CDS encoding uncharacterized protein (EggNog:ENOG410PNX4~COG:S~BUSCO:13598at33183), with the translated sequence MSTTVHVSNIASSTSEKEVTDFFSFCGKITSLSLTPSSGEKDAPQSATVTFEKETAAKTALLLDQTQLGPSSVHVTAARSIDEIAGGKAADASQAKDENNQTLEQEDKPRSRIFAEYLAQGYVISDNAIQKAIEIDKKHGFSNRFQTALANFDRKYHATDKAKGIDESYKISEKAERGWRGFSSYFEKALDTPTGRKIRDFYLNSDKQVRDIHSEARRLADLKRERSPSAEGPEQKEQPPTAPAGDPAASEAAPATETKV